One region of Phragmites australis chromosome 18, lpPhrAust1.1, whole genome shotgun sequence genomic DNA includes:
- the LOC133898263 gene encoding tryptophan decarboxylase 1-like has translation MGSLDTNPASFATLDADVDGFQPLNPEDVRSYLHKSVDFIYDYYKSVESLPVLPGVEPGYLLRLLQSAPPNASAPFDIAMKELREAVVPGMTHWASPNFFAFFPSTNSAAAIAGELIASAMNTVGFTWQAAPAATELEVLALDWLAQLLRLPTSFMNRTSAGRGTGGGVILGTTSEAMLVTLVAARDAALRRSGSNGVAGITRLTVYAADQTHSTFFKACRLAGFDPANIKSISTGPETDYALDPAKLLEIMQADADAGLVPTYICVTVGTTSSNAVDPVGAIADVAVRFNAWVHVDAAYAGSACICPEFRHHLDGVERVDSISMSPHKWLMTCLDCTCLWVRDTHRLTDSLETNPEYLKNDASESGTVTDLKDMQVGVGRRFRGLKLWMVMRTYGAAKLQEHIRSDVAMAKMFEDSVRADDRFDIVVPRNFALVCFRIKPRDAMTEDDAEEANRELMERLNKSGKAYLAHTVVGGKFVLRFAVGSSLQEERHVRSAWELIKKMTTEILKGEM, from the coding sequence ATGGGGAGCCTTGACACCAACCCTGCCTCGTTCGCCACCTTGGACGCCGACGTCGACGGCTTCCAGCCGCTCAACCCCGAAGACGTCCGGTCCTACCTACACAAGTCCGTCGACTTCATCTACGACTACTACAAGTCCGTCGAGTCCCTGCCCGTGCTCCCGGGCGTGGAGCCGGGCTACCTGCTCCGCCTGCTCCAGTCCGCGCCGCCCAACGCCTCCGCGCCCTTCGACATCGCTATGAAGGAGCTCCGCGAGGCCGTGGTGCCGGGGATGACCCACTGGGCCAGCCCCAACTTCTTCGCCTTCTTCCCATCCACCAACAGCGCCGCGGCCATTGCCGGAGAGCTCATCGCCTCCGCGATGAACACCGTGGGCTTCACGTGGCAGGCGGCTCCCGCGGCCACTGAGCTTGAGGTGCTGGCGCTCGACTGGCTCGCGcagctcctgcgcctgcccacGAGCTTCATGAACCGCACCAGCGCTGGCCGCGGCACTGGCGGTGGCGTCATCCTAGGCACGACCAGCGAGGCAATGCTAGTCACGCTCGTCGCGGCCCGTGACGCTGCTCTGCGCCGGAGCGGGTCCAATGGCGTGGCCGGGATCACGCGGCTGACCGTGTACGCCGCCGACCAGACGCACTCCACGTTCTTCAAGGCGTGCAGGCTCGCCGGCTTCGACCCTGCCAACATCAAGTCGATCTCCACCGGCCCGGAGACTGACTATGCTCTCGACCCCGCGAAGCTGCTCGAGATCATGCAGGCTGATGCTGACGCCGGCCTCGTTCCAACCTACATCTGCGTTACGGTCGGCACCACGTCGTCCAACGCTGTCGACCCTGTAGGCGCTATCGCCGACGTCGCCGTCCGGTTCAATGCGTGGGTCCACGTCGATGCCGCGTATGCCGGCAGCGCGTGCATCTGCCCGGAGTTCCGGCACCACCTGGACGGTGTGGAGCGTGTCGACTCCATCAGCATGAGCCCTCACAAGTGGCTCATGACGTGCCTGGACTGCACCTGCCTGTGGGTGCGCGACACGCACAGGCTCACTGACTCGCTGGAGACCAACCCGGAGTACCTCAAGAACGACGCCAGCGAGTCCGGCACCGTCACTGACCTCAAGGACATGCAGGTCGGCGTCGGTCGCCGCTTCCGTGGGCTCAAGCTCTGGATGGTCATGCGCACGTACGGCGCCGCCAAGCTGCAGGAGCACATCCGTAGCGACGTCGCCATGGCCAAGATGTTCGAGGACTCCGTACGTGCTGATGACCGGTTCGATATCGTCGTGCCGAGGAACTTCGCGCTTGTCTGCTTCAGGATCAAGCCCCGCGACGCCATGACGGAGGATGACGCCGAGGAGGCCAACCGCGAGCTCATGGAGCGCCTGAACAAGTCCGGGAAGGCGTACCTGGCGCACACGGTGGTTGGTGGTAAGTTCGTGCTGAGGTTCGCGGTGGGGTCGTCGCTGCAGGAGGAGAGGCACGTGCGAAGTGCGTGGGAGCTTATCAAGAAGATGACCACTGAGATCCTGAAAGGGGAGATGTAA